The Alligator mississippiensis isolate rAllMis1 chromosome 11, rAllMis1, whole genome shotgun sequence genomic interval GAGTATCTAGAATTGGGTGGGGAAGAAGATGTTACCACCATCACATAAGGACTTGATCTTGACCTCGCACTGGTGGAGTGGAGGCCCTTCATCACCTTCTAAAGACGGACATAGCAGCTCTCTATGGAACACTTGTCTCTGTGAGGAAGAGAACATGACCCAAACTGTCCCAGTGTAGGGAAGTCTGAGTATCCCTGCCCTAGCACCCTGACCAGTCTGCAGATGGAAATCTGGATAACCAGAGAGTGAAGCACTTCTTGATTGTACTCAAACTTCCAAAATAGAATTGGAAAATTGGTTTATATTGGGAGGGACATCTGAAATGCATCCACTGAAAGAGTGCTTCTCCTCTGTCTCCCTGTCCTCTTACAGGAACGGCTCTGTCCTCGTTAAGAGCGAGGCTCTATTCCAGGGAGGTGGCCCAGTTCCTACAAACTCTGACCTTATCCGTACCTTGCTGACGGGAGTGGAGAAAGAAATGGATACTTTTTTTGACTGGAGAGTGGATGTCCAGTCTATTCAGTCAAATGGTAAGCCTTGAATTATGGCAGCTATCAGCTCTACCCttactaaggctgtgcaaaattttgctgacTGTTTCAACTAgtttttgagcttgaaacagcaaaattgaaacgaagggcttcagaacagcctcaaaacaaaacaagggcagtcaaaacatttcaagcttCAAAGTTCAAGCtggccttgcctgcagggaaacaaagcaaggagagggagggggaaggactgctgtcatattgacatgtgtagctggccagtgacactGATcctttcctgagatcccttccaatcccagtgctctgggggagggatgggaaagcagcataaaaggcagcactgTTTGAGCTGGCCTGCTTTCTAGCACCCATCATGAGTTCTGCTTGTTTGCAGCCTgaagtgcagcttcccagaaacccctacacctatctccttgaaacctgtcaGACTTAAtcgcctcagaaggggctaccatccctgcaagtttcatccaaattgagcaagaaatgataaagttataggcagttttgtgcttccccattacagcctatgggcaaaactaTTTTGACGTTTTGATGAAACGGAACGGTGGGTTCAGAACAAAATGCTGTCTTGTCGAAATGAAATGGTGTTGTTTTGGACCTGCGCAGCCCTAATACCAtccggggcagggagggggataaAGAAAACAGCTGTAATTATATCCCATCCAAATAACTAATGAGGTTGGAGGTCCCACTTCCAGAAGGTACCATTTTTTGTCTCCTCTTGACAAGTGACAGCCATTGTGCCAAGTCCCTGGATACCTAGACTAAGATCAAGCATACCTACCACTTAATGCGATGTGTAGGAGTCTTTTGTATGACTGCTTGTCATCTAGACACTAGTATCTGCTGATACTGGGGGCTTCTTTCATGGGGTCTTCCATTTGGACTTGGGAAGATACCTGAATAGCATTCCTGTCTTGGCCTCACCATCCTGGAATTGAATTTGCTAACATGAGGCTGGTACTACTATGTCTCTTCTCGGCCAGACAAATGGGTAGCAACCTGGCTTGAGTAACGTATAATACAAGTGCttgggtttgggggtttgtttgttttgggggtgtttttgttttttgcaggaggggagggaataggggaggggcaggactttgAAACCAGTGTGTTTGAGAAACTAATTTGAATGGGGAAAGTTAGTACTGAGATGCTGTCAAACCAACTGGCTGGACAGTACCGGAAGAATGAATAAAGCATTTAAACACACTGTCTACTTAAACCCATGTCTCTTTAGGCTTCAGTGTGAAGAACCTAGAACCAGAGAAGTTGTCCATCTCGCTTGTTGCTCTGAGACTTGGCTCTACAGTATTTGGTGATGTGGATGGCACAAGCTTTCTGTACAGACTAAAAAATGAGGTATGGTAGTAATAGACTTGGACCAAATTGCAGAGACACGTGCCTCCTGTGTGCTAGGAACAGGGCTCTGCCCACTGTGGCATGAGCCCCAGAGCTTGGCTTCTCAAGGAGTTGGTAACGAGACTTGTTGCATAACTTGTAAAATGGGGGACAATGTGTGCCTGTTCTGCAAAGCAAATGCTGCTGTAGCTGCTTCCATTACATCTTCTGCCTTTAAGATGGTGTTTTTTGTACATTTGTAGATTAGCTATCATAACATAGCTCCTACTTAAATGGTGCAGTGGAATGGATGCTCAACTGCATGTTGAGGACTGAGGGACTCTATTTTCTGCTTGGGGAATGAATACATCAGCCTGAAGAGAATAGGCAAAAGATGCCAGTGAAAGCTATTCTGTGTAGTCAACTCAAGTTGGGGCTAAATCTAAACTATACCTCTTCCCTATAGGTTATCCAGTCTCTGGGTGCTCTGTATCAAGTGAGGAATCTCTCCCTTGTTAGACTCAGGTATGGAGGaggggtgtggcgggggggggaagctttTCTCATTGCTTCAGTTCTTGCTGCACTCGAGTGGTGAGAGCTAATGGGACAGCTTGGCAATGCTAAAGTTGTGCAAGGCCCTTGCACAGACCCTAGAACGGTTGGCCAAACCTGAATTGTTCCTCTTGGAATATGAGGACCTGGCAAGACACTTGGCCAGCCACGAGGGGTCACTCCTGACCTAGAATTTCTGTTTGACTCAGACACTATTGTCATGAAGGACTATCCATGGGCCTCTGACTTTGGCAGCTATTCTGCCTTCCATAGCCTTGTGCAGTCtcccaggaggaagagctgggaGGGGCAGAAGCACTGATATCTCATGATACTACAGTTCATGTCCTAGGAAATATAATCCTGAAATAACCAGGAGCCAAAGAGTGATGCCATTGCAAATCAGGGTTGTGACGAGTTCAAGAGGTATGTTGGGAGGGGAGAAGACCCAAGGCCTCCTAGTTTAAGTACTTGGTAAGGAATGCTTTCCAGACTTGGTTAGTCTGGATGTGACCTGGAAGTACATTGCTGCAAAGTGTATTGCATGCTAAAGGCCCATCTGTCTGtgtagggcagagcagcagcactaGACATGACATGTATTTTAGTGCTGGAAAAACAAGTTGTTTAATTTGTCCTCACTACAATTCTAAAATGGAGCTGGTTGTTATTAATGTAGTAATGTTTTCATGTAGCTAGACTGGAGTCAGACTTGGCTCCAGCTGTCTCAGTGTGTTCATTCAGAAATATAGGGCTTCATAAGCaccattttcccccccccctcccccccacttttggGTGGAGGTAAAACCAGTTTTGAGTGGCTGCAATACAACCTTGCTACCTACCACTTCAGCCTCAGAGCTCTCTCTAGTGAACTCCTTGCATCTGTTTTCTACTAATGCCTCTTCTTATTTAGGAATGTCAAAGGTGATTTGGAGGTTAGAGGAGAAGTCTACATTGACACACATGCCCATGCTGATGTTGGCCAGGTTCTGCAAGCACTGAAGGGGCTTGCTAATTTCTCCGTGGACCTGACCTCTCTCTCAGTGGATGGTCAGTACTTTCTATCTCAGCCATGCTAGCCAAAAGAAGGGGGCAAATAAGCAAATGCTCATCTAATCCTCCCTTGTTTTGTTTCCACTGCAGGGTCAAGGCTTAGCTTGCAGGTCTTCCCAATCTCTTTCACTATCACCAACAAGATGCTGAAAGAGGAGTTGGTGGACCACTCCTCGGTGGAACACCAGGATCTCACTAGAGATCTTGCTGATGTGGTAGGTGTGCCCAGCTTTTGGATAAGAGTTGCTGTGCAATCCTCTAGGAAGAAAACCTAGAGGATTTCTAGGACAGGAGGCAGGAAGCTAGAAAATGTCACATCCAAGATGCTTACAGTAATTCTCAATAGGCCTTGGCACATTCTGTTGTATGAAGTTCTCTTGCATCCTGCTTGTGGAATCTGAGTGCATGTTATGACTGCTACTTCATTCATGGACATGGGATATGGTCAAGCCCATATTCCAATTAAGTGAGACTCCTTGGGATGGTGGTTACCCCTTACTCACTAGAGCCATTTTGCAGAATTCCTTATAACATGGGGTCCTGAAGGGGCCTTTCCTTCAGTAGGAAACCAGAATGTACTTCAGTTTTGTTCCTGGGCTGCCACACTGATTCATCTGGAAGCCTTAGTAGCTTCTGATGTTCATGTTCTTGCAATAACTCCCCAAACCTAGCTTGCCCACTAGTTCACTCCTGAGGTTTGGTCTGATAGCTTCCTTGGAGCTTCCACATGCATGCTATGAAGTTACTAGATGTTAACATTCACTGCACAGGCAGGTAAATAAACCCTATGGGGGAAGAACTAAATTGACTTAATTGTTATTTCATCTCTCTCTTTAGCTGATGCATGCTTTGAGGACATACAACACTCTCCTGCAAGTGGTGATTCGAGACCTCctgtgagtttaaaaaaaaaaaaaaaaaaaaaaaaaaaaaaaaaaaagcactctgcTGCTCCACTTCCCTAGGGTAGGGGGGAAAAAACTCATGGGGCTTGTTGCATGCTGTAGGAAACTCTCACCTCCTTAGTACGCATGTTGTATGACATGATCTGATTCCTTTCACCCACATGAAAAGTGACTGTTTTGAGAAACATTTCCTCCTTTGCTCCAAGAGTTTCCCACTCATATACTCTGCTTCAATAAGCAGCTGACAGGCCTTCCCAGTGAAGGGGACTACATGGCTAGTCTCATAGCCCCTGTCTGACTGGGACTTCTTGAAAAGAGCAATTCAGAACTTTAGCCAGACCTGTGGCTATGTCATCTGGGTGACTGCCATTGTCTGTTGAATACTGGAAAACCTGCTATTACTCCTTTCTTGCAGAAGTGGCTCCCTGATGTGTCATGGTGATGTGATattccagccctctgctccctccagcaTGGATGTCCTTAAGACTCTTGTTGATTCAGTTGGTCCAAATGATGCCTTGGCTGGGTCGCACTTCCAGGTGGACCCATACTCTTTTATTGTGGCAGGTAGGATTGCCCTAGGGATCTAGGTGGAAGACTACTGGGGTCTGCCCTAGCCAAAACCAAACACTGAAATGAACCTCCAGTGTGAGGCTTCCTGTGTTGGTGCACTAAATGGTAGGAACAAAATCCATAGCTCCTCTCCTCTCAGAGGCAAAAGACCTTAACTACTGCATTCACTTGCAAAAGAATGATTGCTCTCGTCTTGGCAGAGGAAGATGAATTTGGGTTTTGTCTGAAGCTTCACATATCTAGTTACCACTGCACAAAATCCTGCTGGAAGCTTTGGCCTACCGAAATGGAATTATTGGTTTTTGTGCATCCTGTACCTGTGGATGAGGCTTGGTGTGGAGTGAAGAAATGACAACCAGGAAGGTGGGGAATTGCAGAATAAAGTGTGCACCCATAAGGAAAGATTCTTTAATGCCCTCTAACAGGTGGCTAAACAAACTAAGAGCCTTCATTTGAGGAGAGATCAAAAAAATCTGGCTCTGCTGTGTCTAACTGTGGCCCTTCATTCTAGACAGCCAGCTGGAACCGCCTCTTGTGTATCCAAGCCTTCCTGGATATGGAGTGGCAATCATTGTTGTGTGCACGCTTGTTGTTCTAGCTGTCATCCTCTCTCTGCTGGTAAGATGTAAAGCAGTATGTTCCATTGACATCTCTTCTGAGTCGCAAGCTGAACCTGTGCTACCAAGCATTGTTGTACTACAAGTCATGGGGTCCACTGTAGTGGGGTAACCAATGATTCTGGCTCATGGCATTCTTGAGCAACTTGAATAAAAATGAGCTGATATTAATGAAGACTCCTAGAAATGGGCTTTAATCTAGCAGTAAAGTGGGTGTATGGACTATGTGCATGCAGTCCCAATTGCCAGGCAGTGAACTGCTCCTGGTGCAAAGGTTGCACATAGAAATGGGAAACTTATCTAGAAATCTGCCCCACTAACTTGAGGGGCCTACAGAAGGGTATAGGTCAGAGTGGGAACCACTTTGCCCAGGCACGGATCCTGTTCCAGTAACTGGAactccagtcttcagcagcagcagaccaATGAGGGGGCCAAGCTTGAGGGTGGCACCAGTCAGGCCTTTCAGATTTCTTATCACATGATGTGACCTCCTTGCTATGAGAaggatgggggaggagaggggacacAAATGCAAGCACTGGGTCCTGGAGACCCATGGTACATCGCTGGTCTCCAATATGCTGGGAAAGATCTCTGCCATTTTGTTCTGACAGTGTCTAAAGCCCAAAGTTTTTGGCTGGCGTGACCAGATCAAAATAGGAAGCAGGAAAGATCCTGAAGCAGGAGTGCAAACTTTTGAAATGGACCGTCCAGGATTCTCCTCTACCACTCCAGAGGCAAGTGACATGGGAAGGGCTTCTGTGTAGCCTTGGACTTCTGTGTAGTATTTATAGAGCTGTGATTTTTGTGGAGGTTTGGTAGCAGTGAACTCTGGATTGGAGCCATATCCTTCTGGTAGGATCctaggagctgggcaggaaaaagGTAAACTGGCCTATCTCCTCTCAACTTTGGGCTTTCCAAATTTGCCTTGTAACTGTAGATGCAAGAAAAGCCATTGCAATTTCAATCTAACACCTACTTGACCTTCTACGAGCTGTAAGTATCTGAAACTCATCCAGTACTCTTATTGGAAGCTACTAACAAATCTCCTGCCTTGTGCAGTCTTTCCCCCTCTAAAATGGGAAGACCTGTAGTATCCCAACATCAAGCCAAGATCTAGAGCTATGTAACGCTAACAAACTCCTCCATTTCTTCCTGGAGCATTAAGAGGCATTTgcaatgttgttgttttttttgtttgtggttggttgtttttttgggggggggtgttaaactTGCATATCTGCTTGGTAGGGCATGGACCAATTGTTCTAATGCATGTAGTATCTCTGTTAGCTTGTAGGAAACTGCCCCTTCCACAGGAGGCTTGCCCTTTCTAGAGCTACAGCAGGATTGACCTTTTGCTGTCCAACAGACTAGAATGAGGCTGGGGGTGTCTATAAACCCAGGCAGACCAAACAGGTGAGATGACTTAGACTCTTATCTGAACTGCAGGGTCATGGCAGATGTTCGTATGCCCCAGGAAAACAAAGTGCCAGAGACTGAAGATGCAGCATACAAGTCTTTCAACCTGCTCTGGGAGTCTTCAAAGCGCTTGTTCCTCAAGAAGGTATCTGAGTGGAGGCAACCTCTCACTTGGTTAACTTTGGTACTGTCCTTGGTACTTTAATTTGTGGATGTATGAAAGAGCAATTACCTGTCTGCACCATGAATAAATGCTGCCTACACTATAGAACTGTGAAACTAGCtgcaactggatttttttttttctcttttttttttttttttttttttttttttttttctccctcttccccaacATACCAAAGGGAAATCTGTCTTAGTTGTCTTCCCCCTTGCTTCTGAGGAACACTGCTCTTGTAGTACAGGCTTGATCACTCTGGGGGATGCACAAAATGTGTAAGGCGGAGGACTAGGTGCCCCTTTCCAAAACAGCAAGGAGGTAGGTTCTCCATGGGACTGAACTCTTGATCACCAGTTTCTTGACACAAAGCCAGTTCTGGTCTCCATACTTTGCCAATGAAGCTGGATAAGTTCTCACAGAACCAAGCaaatttcctcctcctcctccccccatcatGGGATGGCAGAGTTTTATTATGGGTATAACTTTTAAGAGAgaattgtgcttttttttttttttaattcattcttcCTATTGCACTTTAGTTTGCTGTTTAGTGTTTATCGCTGGTGTCAACTTGCTTCTTGGAACAGATGTTGCTGCCACTGAGAAGGCTCATAAAGCTTTTGCTCAGTGGTAAGGGACTTTAAGTCCAGTGGTGCTACTGTCCATCTCCAATGAGGAGAAAGTTGTTGAGTCTCTTACAATGATGTAACCACTTATGCCAGACTACAGACAGCATTTGCTAGAACTTCTGTTGGCATTTAGTGTGAATAAACTTGATTGACTCTCAAACAATAGCTTCATCCTTGGCTACAGTGGGGCATTGACTGACTGTTTCAGAGGACCTTCCTACTTGGCTCTTCCAAAATGGGAACCAACAGTTATCACAGGGCTTCTACAGCTGGGGGTActactgtttttttgttttgctgtatAGGTGTCCCCTATAGTCAGaactggtggctcctccatgtcAGCTGGTGACCTTCCTCTTTAACTGAGGCAGAAAGTCTACTGTTAATACAGACTTGGGGAAGCTTATCTATGGGTGtcttgtgggttgtttttttttggttgttttgtcCACATGCTTAGAGCACAAGTCATCCACTCAGTGCAAAGTGGTAGTTGCTCCCACTACAAGCTAATACTCATCCTCTTCCCCACCTGATGGCCATGTTTCCTTGGCTGACTACACCTGGGCAAGCCTCCAATCTGGGATTCATGTAGTATGGAAGAGCATGTACCAAGATGGCTGAATCTAACTTGAATCTGAGCTTCAGTAAAGGTGACTCTTATTCAGTTTATAAACTACCTTGGGATGCTGAGGAGCTCTCTTAAAGAACTAGCTTTTGTGCTCTGTCTActcagtagtagtagtagtagtaccaACATGGAAGTAGTTTTCTGGGCCATACACGGTGCTACTGCAGTTTAACAAATACCAGCATGAGTCTCCTCTGCAACCACATGGTATCAGCATGGCTGGATTCTAGGGAAGACTGCCTTTCCCTAAAAGATCTgaggggtgatttttttttttttttttttaaatttcctcccTCATTACAGGTAGGAAAATAGAGGAAGGAGGGCCAGGCAGTTGGGTTGAGCTGGCTCATATTCAAGAACACTAGTTTCTAGTGTAGGACCCTTTCTTCCCTACCCCCAAACTTTTTGGAAGATGGCTATTTCCTCCTCTTTctattttcttccccctccccacccagctgaggTCACGCAAGCAACTTGGCAACAAAATAGTTTaatatgtacatttaaaaaaaaaaaaagaatgtatttGTGGTAGCTAattttaaagtgtattttttGTATTGGATGTCACTCCTTTTATTTGGAACCACttgaaaataaaattcatttGGCTTATGCTCATTGGAGTCTTGTGTACAACAGCATCCTTGCTAGAGGTAGGTGAGGAGGTTGAATCATACAGCAAGAGTGCCATACTTTACATCTAAAGTTTTCTGAGGGGGTtatcctttttcccccccccccccccccccaacagcatgCTGAGGAGTAGGGTGAGTCCCTTGCATATAAAGCTGCGATGGGGATAAGGGAGGACAGAGAGCACCTGCAGCTCTGATTCCTGGCTCCAAGCCTAGGATGGGGCCAGAGATGGACCCCcaacagctgcctgcctccccttgtcttgctctctgcagcttctgcctccaATCTTCCTGTCGGATACAGCTtggctgcagcttgggctggATTCCTTCCTGGTCTTGGAGTATGTGGAAACTGTCTCCTCCCCAGACAATTTGCAGTGCTGATACTGCTGCATAGCTGGCATGGGTTATGCttctgtgctgtgctctggggagggaatggagccTGAAAAGCATCTGACAGGTAAGGGGGGGAAAGCAGAAATTGGGGGGCCAAGGGGAGAAGAACAGCTGTAGGTTGTTGGAAGAGACAGGAAGGCTGCTGGGGGAAGAAATAGGTAGGGCTGAGGCCAAGGTGGTTGCATGCTTTCCCTACTGTGGGGTTGGGGAGCATGAAATCAAGACAGCTTTCCAATACTTgcattctgtacctggaaaatgataacaaatttggGGTTATCTTGGacttgagtaaatgtggtagGTAGGAACTTCTTTTGAGGTAGCACTTGTGCTGGATGAGCATAGGTACCCTGCTGTATTGCTACCTTCTGGCCTCCTCTTACTTCCATCAATAAGAAGAACAGCGTGCACAAtgaagagaagcagcagtggtacaGAGCATCACCTACTGTTAATGAAAAACCAACAAGCCTTGCTTAACTTGCAGCCTAGCCTTGAACTGCTATTTCCAGCCCAAGTTCTCCCTGCTTGTGGAAGCTGCTATCTTGCTAACTGCATTCAACGTGGCATGCAGTTGTTATACAAATTGCCAACTGCTTAAATTACGAGCAAGACCTTATGAGGGGGGGATAAAGCAAagtgctgcatttattgattacatagAACAAAAACATACAAAGACTTTGCAGAgacaaacacaaaaacaaatagTGATTATTTACATAGACAAACACACTTTATGGTGATGTTACAGTTACCAGCTTACTTGCTTAATAGTAGCAGTGGGTGGCCATCCCAGGCTCATTGAGGGTGATGGGAGCAGGGATGAACAGACGCATCTGT includes:
- the LOC102566050 gene encoding uncharacterized protein LOC102566050 isoform X2, encoding MGSSSKLNKMFSTYKNFLQTNILKFVNGSVLVKSEALFQGGGPVPTNSDLIRTLLTGVEKEMDTFFDWRVDVQSIQSNGFSVKNLEPEKLSISLVALRLGSTVFGDVDGTSFLYRLKNEVIQSLGALYQVRNLSLVRLRNVKGDLEVRGEVYIDTHAHADVGQVLQALKGLANFSVDLTSLSVDGSRLSLQVFPISFTITNKMLKEELVDHSSVEHQDLTRDLADVLMHALRTYNTLLQVVIRDLLSGSLMCHGDVIFQPSAPSSMDVLKTLVDSVGPNDALAGSHFQVDPYSFIVADSQLEPPLVYPSLPGYGVAIIVVCTLVVLAVILSLLCLKPKVFGWRDQIKIGSRKDPEAGVQTFEMDRPGFSSTTPEGHGRCSYAPGKQSARD